A genomic window from Lactobacillus sp. ESL0677 includes:
- a CDS encoding bacteriocin immunity protein yields the protein MNTKKAAANLLNIVNTSLDSNLSNDEYNIIFLAKKRLEKEEYLASVANSMKNSLTPLAIKQQLSPAGRKLYRELLSPEFSDHQLGYGITQIFH from the coding sequence ATGAATACTAAAAAAGCAGCAGCTAATTTGCTAAATATAGTTAATACTAGTTTAGATAGTAATTTAAGTAATGATGAATATAATATAATTTTTCTTGCTAAAAAGCGACTAGAAAAGGAAGAATATTTGGCAAGTGTTGCTAATAGTATGAAGAACAGTTTAACACCGCTTGCTATCAAGCAACAATTATCACCAGCTGGGCGCAAATTATATCGTGAACTGTTATCACCAGAATTTAGCGATCATCAATTGGGTTATGGCATTACCCAGATTTTTCATTAG
- a CDS encoding BspA family leucine-rich repeat surface protein encodes MNIKFNHTKSLVAIATFTTLLCLTSLQHYPVQASTVPNVNNITVNDNLVGTDGTCKWNYDSSSQTLIYAPETSNATLSSTEILKLNPQFENIEHIIFTKPVSLASDSHNKFKNLTKLQSIQGLNKVDTSNVTNMQGLFEYDRSLTQLDLSNFNTARVTNMNAMFATMDQLTSLDVSTFDTKNVTKMDYLFEGEPQIKQLDLSNFNTSKVTSMSGMFARDTNLQDIDLRSFNTINVHHMDYIFSDLSKITSLNLANFNTANATDLSYMFLDDTNLASLDLSNFTTERANKHENGTLGMLANCGNPDGFILKLGRGKLKQDTFIGNNMTKVMAVGHSTILNPLGKTYSLKQFKKLTSHNNKKSAIYLMFRGARPHLTSLPPVAIDRQLKHNAYFYNKSGSAIPNIKLTSGVTIGTYEITTINHRQFYDVGNGLYLAVNNFGNHSTGNGHLLVNGHPVNQGALPADTNSLRIVVFKNHGSFKTATLVNKNKHSYYEIDNAHILPAK; translated from the coding sequence ATGAATATCAAGTTCAATCACACCAAGTCATTAGTAGCCATTGCTACATTTACCACACTACTTTGCCTAACTAGCTTGCAGCATTATCCAGTGCAAGCTAGCACTGTACCTAATGTTAACAATATTACCGTAAACGATAATTTAGTTGGCACAGATGGAACCTGTAAATGGAACTATGATTCTAGTTCGCAAACATTGATATATGCTCCCGAAACTTCTAACGCAACTTTGTCATCAACCGAAATTCTTAAGCTCAATCCCCAGTTTGAAAATATTGAACACATTATTTTCACTAAACCAGTGAGCTTGGCATCAGATTCACATAATAAATTTAAAAATTTAACCAAACTCCAAAGTATTCAGGGACTAAATAAAGTTGACACTAGTAACGTCACTAACATGCAAGGGCTATTTGAATATGACCGTTCACTGACTCAGCTTGATCTGAGTAATTTCAACACTGCTCGAGTGACAAATATGAATGCAATGTTTGCTACTATGGATCAGCTCACTTCCTTAGATGTCAGTACTTTCGACACCAAAAATGTCACTAAGATGGATTACTTATTCGAAGGCGAACCTCAAATTAAGCAGTTAGATTTGAGTAACTTTAATACAAGCAAGGTTACTTCAATGAGCGGCATGTTTGCGCGTGACACTAACTTGCAAGACATTGATTTACGCAGTTTTAACACGATTAATGTTCATCATATGGATTACATATTCAGTGATTTGTCCAAAATAACTTCATTAAATTTGGCTAATTTTAATACCGCTAATGCCACTGACTTAAGTTACATGTTCCTTGATGACACTAATTTGGCTAGTTTAGATTTAAGTAATTTCACTACTGAGCGTGCAAACAAGCACGAAAACGGAACCCTCGGCATGCTTGCAAATTGCGGCAATCCTGATGGCTTCATTTTGAAGTTAGGCCGAGGAAAACTTAAACAAGATACATTTATCGGTAATAATATGACTAAAGTTATGGCAGTTGGTCACAGCACTATTCTTAATCCTCTGGGAAAAACTTACTCTCTGAAGCAATTCAAGAAATTAACTAGTCACAACAATAAAAAATCTGCAATTTATCTAATGTTTCGTGGAGCTAGACCACACCTAACAAGCCTTCCGCCTGTAGCAATTGATCGCCAACTCAAACATAATGCATATTTTTACAATAAATCAGGCTCTGCTATTCCTAATATCAAACTTACAAGCGGTGTAACAATTGGAACTTATGAAATAACGACAATTAATCACCGGCAATTTTATGATGTTGGCAATGGCCTTTACCTTGCCGTCAATAACTTTGGTAATCATTCAACAGGCAACGGTCACTTGCTAGTTAACGGTCACCCAGTTAATCAAGGAGCACTTCCAGCAGATACTAATTCACTAAGGATTGTTGTTTTCAAAAATCACGGTTCATTTAAGACGGCAACGCTAGTTAACAAAAATAAGCACAGTTATTATGAAATTGATAACGCACATATATTACCTGCTAAATAG
- a CDS encoding APC family permease, which translates to MKNKKAGDKLGFSAMVFLAINMMIGSGIFLTPGSVVKQAGSKTLLVYLAAAVVATILAMSFAAAAKYVNKAGASYAYSKAAFGSKFGFYIGTTCYFATSAVWGVASVGITKSTISICGGDPNKVSNVTAGLLALLLLVTIVNLFGQKIIKRVMNLATIGKLMTLVLIIAAGVAVLLITGVSHRLNEVDQMTVHGQAVIPTLTTSGMVMAVVSAFYAFTGFESVASGAEDMENPEKNLPRAIPLAILAVAIVYIGVLTVALKLNPTALIKTNQVIALAAIFNNEILRDIILVGALVSMLGLNFGYSFSTPRILEAMAREHQLSEKLTQRTKRNFPIRTYAISVVLAILIPFTFQYNMTNLITLSAIVRFLEFTVVPLSVIRFYFGKSKEQILTPNKNVWTDLIIPVIGVLLVIFLLVEYNWREQFGIVVNSRVIGINWLAIIAMFFGFCVLPLIMYLISRPRQQD; encoded by the coding sequence ATGAAAAATAAAAAAGCAGGCGATAAGTTAGGCTTTAGCGCCATGGTTTTCCTTGCAATTAATATGATGATTGGTTCCGGCATTTTTTTAACACCAGGAAGTGTGGTTAAGCAGGCCGGAAGCAAAACACTACTGGTCTACTTGGCAGCAGCTGTAGTTGCTACAATCCTAGCGATGTCGTTTGCTGCAGCAGCTAAATATGTTAATAAGGCTGGGGCTTCTTATGCTTATAGCAAAGCCGCGTTTGGTTCTAAGTTTGGCTTTTACATTGGAACGACGTGCTACTTTGCAACTAGTGCCGTGTGGGGCGTCGCTTCTGTTGGAATTACTAAGTCAACGATTTCAATCTGTGGTGGTGATCCGAACAAGGTAAGTAACGTGACAGCTGGCCTACTTGCTTTATTGCTGCTAGTTACAATTGTTAACTTATTTGGCCAAAAAATTATCAAGCGAGTGATGAATTTGGCAACAATTGGTAAGCTAATGACGCTTGTCTTAATAATTGCCGCTGGTGTTGCTGTATTGCTGATAACAGGTGTATCGCACCGGTTAAATGAAGTTGATCAAATGACCGTTCATGGCCAAGCTGTTATTCCGACTTTGACAACAAGCGGCATGGTCATGGCGGTTGTTTCCGCGTTTTATGCCTTTACTGGTTTTGAGTCCGTTGCTTCTGGCGCGGAAGATATGGAAAATCCTGAAAAAAATCTCCCGCGGGCAATTCCGCTAGCAATCTTAGCAGTTGCAATTGTGTATATTGGTGTCTTGACGGTTGCTTTGAAGCTAAATCCTACAGCCTTGATTAAGACCAACCAAGTGATTGCTCTAGCCGCAATTTTTAATAATGAAATTTTGCGCGATATAATTTTGGTAGGTGCGTTAGTGTCAATGCTGGGACTTAACTTTGGATACAGCTTCAGCACACCACGGATTTTAGAAGCAATGGCACGAGAGCATCAGTTGTCAGAAAAGTTAACGCAACGGACTAAAAGGAACTTTCCAATCAGAACGTATGCTATTTCTGTTGTTTTAGCAATTTTGATTCCTTTTACTTTTCAGTACAACATGACGAACTTAATCACATTGAGTGCGATTGTCCGGTTTTTGGAATTTACAGTTGTACCGCTATCTGTCATTCGTTTTTATTTTGGTAAAAGCAAGGAGCAGATCTTGACGCCTAATAAAAATGTGTGGACTGACCTAATCATACCGGTGATTGGGGTTCTATTAGTTATCTTTTTGCTAGTTGAATACAACTGGCGGGAGCAATTTGGCATTGTCGTAAATAGCCGTGTCATTGGCATTAATTGGCTGGCAATTATTGCCATGTTTTTTGGCTTTTGTGTCTTACCGCTAATTATGTATTTGATTTCACGGCCGCGCCAACAAGACTAA
- a CDS encoding right-handed parallel beta-helix repeat-containing protein, whose protein sequence is MQSLKRLLSILSVGLVILLSRSVVFASQDDFATISSQLAALNRTGEQVDSGIVPTVTDKDTPTTSGKAYYVSVTGNDANSGTSPNKPWASLARVNQQNFKSGDRILFKAGDSWLGQTTLMPKGDDLTISSYGTGNLPKLAGQGKVADVIKLENQKNITISNLNINNNVKGFNYVNGNKLADLRGIHVVGKDAGNLSGYFFHNLYVHDVTGNDIFIGGNVANNKPGVIFKGGWDRSKDTGGIVFDIAQPATSKPTTFSNVNINNNIINNNSYGGIIFKQWQGNAGTNENWASRDDAKASNDYQSSTWAPHTNINVTNNYINQSKSKYACDAIYLTSVKDSKIEGNITKGAGTSGIEVYYGDNVLIQHNDTSNSVPKAGGADSNGIDPDKETTRMIIQYNYIHGNGDGILLCGIKFSTTVVRYNVIADNGKVNSSKNSYINIHGDTGKHDIYNNVFYAMSNQPTNFIYSSAGQKEIDRSVDMHTICNNIFYNSGNGLINVGEGKGTSYSNNDYYNNVNIPSQDQRSIKTNPNFIGVLYPNSEYSDLNKLKLSNNSNLKKHGIRIVIDNGINPIEKDFLGNLILQSGPAIGIIE, encoded by the coding sequence GTGCAAAGCTTAAAGAGACTTTTATCAATCTTAAGTGTTGGGCTAGTTATACTACTATCACGGTCTGTTGTTTTTGCTTCACAAGATGATTTTGCCACGATTTCATCACAACTGGCAGCATTGAATCGAACTGGAGAACAAGTTGATTCTGGAATAGTTCCAACAGTTACAGATAAGGATACGCCAACTACAAGTGGTAAAGCATACTATGTTTCTGTTACAGGCAATGATGCTAATTCAGGAACTAGTCCTAATAAGCCGTGGGCTTCACTGGCAAGAGTTAATCAACAAAACTTCAAGTCAGGAGATAGAATTTTGTTTAAAGCTGGTGATTCATGGCTTGGCCAAACAACTTTAATGCCCAAAGGTGACGACTTGACCATAAGTAGTTATGGAACAGGAAACTTACCTAAATTAGCTGGTCAGGGAAAAGTTGCAGATGTTATTAAGCTGGAAAACCAGAAGAATATTACAATTTCTAATTTAAATATTAACAACAATGTTAAAGGCTTTAACTATGTCAACGGTAACAAATTGGCTGATTTAAGAGGCATTCACGTTGTTGGAAAAGATGCAGGAAATTTAAGTGGCTACTTTTTCCATAATTTGTATGTTCATGATGTCACTGGAAATGATATTTTCATTGGTGGAAATGTTGCTAATAATAAGCCAGGTGTAATTTTTAAAGGTGGTTGGGATCGCTCAAAGGATACAGGAGGAATAGTCTTTGATATTGCGCAACCAGCTACTTCAAAGCCAACTACATTTAGCAATGTGAATATTAACAACAATATTATTAATAATAATTCATATGGTGGAATTATATTCAAGCAGTGGCAAGGTAATGCAGGTACAAATGAAAATTGGGCATCTCGTGATGATGCAAAAGCGTCAAATGATTACCAAAGTTCGACTTGGGCACCACATACTAACATAAATGTAACGAATAATTATATTAATCAATCTAAGTCTAAATATGCATGTGACGCAATTTATTTAACTAGCGTAAAGGATTCTAAGATAGAAGGTAATATTACTAAGGGTGCAGGAACTAGTGGAATTGAAGTTTATTACGGTGATAATGTTTTAATTCAACATAATGACACTTCAAATAGTGTTCCTAAAGCTGGCGGAGCTGACTCTAATGGAATAGATCCTGATAAAGAAACTACAAGGATGATTATTCAATATAATTATATCCATGGTAACGGTGACGGCATTTTGCTCTGCGGTATTAAATTTAGTACAACAGTTGTTCGTTATAATGTAATTGCAGATAATGGTAAGGTTAATAGTTCAAAGAATAGTTATATTAATATTCATGGTGATACAGGAAAGCATGATATTTATAACAATGTGTTCTATGCAATGAGTAACCAGCCTACCAACTTTATTTATTCATCAGCTGGTCAAAAAGAAATAGATCGGTCTGTGGACATGCATACCATTTGTAATAATATTTTTTATAATAGTGGTAATGGATTAATTAATGTTGGCGAGGGAAAGGGAACCAGTTATAGTAATAATGATTATTATAATAATGTCAATATACCTTCTCAGGATCAACGTTCAATTAAAACTAATCCAAACTTTATAGGAGTTTTATATCCTAATTCTGAATACAGTGATTTGAATAAATTGAAATTATCAAATAATTCTAATTTAAAAAAGCATGGTATAAGAATTGTGATTGATAATGGTATTAACCCAATAGAAAAAGATTTTTTGGGTAACTTAATTCTTCAAAGCGGTCCAGCAATTGGAATAATTGAATAA
- a CDS encoding MFS transporter, with translation MDDNKNETAIQHDGWDEYQSKKIYQNRGKIGIFRSLGFGVFSFFSISMQGLVGAWLLFFYTTFCGLSAGQGATIFLVGRVADGLASLFMGNISDNIYKYRLGRKFGRRHIFILAAAPSVLFAITLWVAGMSYWYYMITYVITTILMSVLQIPWETLPNEMTKDYNERTELSTTRMVISGLGNMLAQFIPAQLFKVFPQTSPLPYLIMQVMFSVVTFFLILITYNTTWEHFVTKAEAKKLDEEAALENNGKKSSFKAELKNYFSTFKIKSFRTHMGIYLSSYFGTILFSTVFVYYIVFAVGKTTSTSGFLQSLSIVSVPVTILAGYLVTKISPRSMYVFGYSLIIISCLDWAFIAFNKPANVMVWLVVGMLFYEVGLYILYFLPWNVFPFIPDVDTLVTGKNRSGLFASVMVFINQISQGLASVVAGYLLDFAHFRQSTSGAVTQPASAVHMIIFIVSGGVGIMMLIAIYFALHFHLSKKTFGILADELTRLQHGGKMSDVKPETKKVCETLTGVKYDSITFWKKNDE, from the coding sequence ATGGACGATAACAAAAATGAGACAGCCATACAGCACGATGGCTGGGATGAATATCAATCGAAGAAAATATATCAAAATCGCGGAAAAATAGGGATTTTTCGTTCACTAGGTTTTGGTGTGTTCTCATTCTTTAGTATTTCAATGCAGGGCCTTGTTGGCGCATGGTTGCTGTTCTTCTACACTACATTTTGTGGCTTGAGTGCTGGACAAGGTGCGACTATCTTCTTAGTCGGAAGAGTTGCTGATGGTTTAGCTTCGTTATTTATGGGTAATATCTCTGATAATATTTATAAATATCGTTTAGGTAGAAAATTCGGTAGACGGCATATCTTTATTTTGGCTGCAGCACCATCGGTTTTGTTTGCCATCACATTGTGGGTCGCAGGGATGAGTTACTGGTATTACATGATCACTTATGTAATTACCACGATTTTAATGTCAGTTTTGCAGATACCTTGGGAAACTTTACCTAATGAAATGACTAAGGACTACAATGAGAGAACTGAACTTTCTACAACTAGAATGGTTATTTCAGGATTAGGCAACATGCTGGCACAATTTATTCCAGCACAATTGTTTAAAGTTTTCCCACAAACTTCGCCACTGCCATATTTAATTATGCAAGTTATGTTCTCAGTTGTAACTTTCTTCTTGATTTTAATTACTTACAATACTACTTGGGAACACTTTGTTACTAAAGCAGAAGCCAAGAAGTTAGATGAAGAAGCTGCTCTTGAAAACAATGGTAAGAAGAGTTCATTTAAGGCAGAATTAAAGAATTACTTCTCAACCTTTAAGATTAAGAGCTTTAGAACTCACATGGGAATTTACCTTAGTTCATACTTTGGTACAATCTTATTTTCAACAGTATTTGTTTACTACATTGTTTTTGCGGTAGGTAAAACTACTAGTACATCAGGATTTTTACAATCTTTAAGTATTGTTTCTGTACCTGTTACGATTTTGGCAGGATATTTGGTAACTAAGATTTCACCTAGATCAATGTATGTCTTTGGTTACTCGTTAATTATTATTAGTTGTCTTGATTGGGCATTTATTGCATTTAATAAACCAGCTAACGTTATGGTATGGTTGGTCGTTGGGATGTTATTTTACGAAGTAGGTCTATACATTCTTTACTTCTTGCCATGGAATGTTTTCCCATTTATTCCAGACGTTGATACGCTGGTTACAGGAAAGAACCGTTCAGGTTTATTCGCATCAGTTATGGTCTTTATTAATCAAATTAGTCAAGGACTGGCATCAGTTGTTGCTGGATATTTGCTTGACTTTGCTCACTTCCGTCAATCTACAAGTGGTGCTGTTACACAGCCTGCAAGTGCAGTTCATATGATTATTTTTATTGTATCTGGCGGTGTTGGCATTATGATGTTAATTGCTATCTACTTTGCGCTTCACTTCCACTTAAGTAAGAAGACATTTGGTATTTTAGCCGATGAATTAACTCGTTTGCAACATGGTGGCAAGATGAGCGATGTTAAGCCAGAAACTAAGAAGGTTTGTGAAACCTTAACTGGTGTTAAATATGACTCAATTACATTTTGGAAGAAAAATGATGAATAA
- a CDS encoding glycosyl hydrolase 115 family protein — translation MDNFLINKNTQVQADFTNDVLRNATEILNRDIQRTTTELGQENIIALLVDKKLPRNDTFKVCQVDSNRVEISSGTELGVMYGVLSVSREILGITDFWFWLDQRPKVHQSIEWTDFSSLKLPEYHVKYRGWFVNDELLINHWHYSESNKYVWKMIFETLLRCGGNIVIPGTDTNSHLHRELASQMGLIIAHHHAEPLGAEMFARVYPDLEASYLKYPDLFKHIWQESIDKQKGNKVLWNLGFRGQGDRPFWADDPHEYTLEKKADVINSVIKIQYEMVKQANPDAICSMNIYGELPALYNAGLLKIPDDVVQIWADNGYGKMLSRRQGIDDPRSEVLKNGDPKLSQGIYYHVAFHDLQASNFLTLLQIDPHEVALELERVRKATLDDLVMVNTGSIKPHIFFLWLLAKSWRNDFKINSSKEYLDAYISEYYTKPNDKITSTYEKYFATVFNYRDYADQKAGDEFYTYTLRKLIKTWLTNAKKMPEMEWMLTSDNLSDQVAEVDKLIVDHVQPFAKLNQECNALLQTLCDEDKQRLFNDLWLSIAIHSYSIKALKLTIQAYTAYQSEDYLKAFLLVDKARMNMKEIVSQWQNNPSDKWHYFYQNDCYTNVTLTVELLETVESYLRICGDGPDQDQWERQYLMATSDAKVMLLSNTHKAYSDEELASRLRGKNID, via the coding sequence ATGGATAATTTTTTAATCAATAAAAATACACAAGTTCAGGCTGACTTTACAAATGATGTCTTGCGGAATGCGACAGAAATTCTCAATAGAGATATTCAGCGCACTACTACTGAACTCGGGCAAGAAAATATTATTGCTTTACTTGTAGATAAGAAGTTGCCAAGAAATGATACTTTTAAGGTTTGTCAAGTCGACAGTAACCGGGTTGAAATTTCTTCTGGGACTGAACTGGGTGTAATGTATGGTGTCTTAAGTGTTTCACGTGAAATACTTGGAATAACAGATTTTTGGTTTTGGCTAGATCAAAGACCTAAGGTGCATCAATCTATAGAATGGACTGACTTTAGCTCTTTAAAATTGCCAGAATACCATGTTAAATATCGTGGTTGGTTTGTAAATGATGAATTGCTAATTAATCATTGGCATTATAGTGAATCCAACAAATATGTCTGGAAAATGATTTTTGAAACTCTATTGCGGTGCGGTGGCAATATAGTGATTCCGGGGACAGATACTAATTCTCATTTGCACCGGGAGTTAGCTTCACAGATGGGTTTAATAATAGCCCATCACCATGCTGAACCTTTGGGTGCAGAAATGTTTGCTCGAGTATATCCAGATCTTGAGGCTTCGTATTTAAAGTATCCTGATTTGTTTAAACATATTTGGCAGGAAAGTATTGATAAGCAAAAAGGCAATAAAGTTTTGTGGAATCTTGGCTTTAGAGGACAAGGTGACCGGCCATTTTGGGCTGATGATCCACATGAATATACCTTGGAAAAGAAAGCGGATGTAATTAACTCAGTAATCAAGATCCAGTATGAAATGGTTAAGCAGGCTAATCCTGATGCGATTTGCTCGATGAACATTTATGGTGAATTACCTGCTTTATATAATGCTGGGCTATTGAAAATTCCTGATGATGTTGTACAAATTTGGGCTGATAACGGCTATGGTAAGATGCTGTCACGTCGACAAGGAATTGATGACCCACGTTCTGAAGTCTTGAAGAATGGTGATCCTAAGCTTTCGCAAGGAATATATTATCATGTTGCGTTTCACGATTTGCAGGCATCAAACTTTTTGACACTGTTACAAATTGATCCACATGAGGTTGCATTAGAACTAGAAAGAGTTCGCAAAGCAACGTTAGATGACTTGGTAATGGTTAATACAGGTAGTATAAAGCCGCACATCTTTTTCTTATGGTTACTGGCAAAATCATGGCGTAATGACTTTAAGATTAACTCAAGTAAAGAATATTTAGATGCGTATATTAGCGAATACTATACTAAGCCAAATGATAAAATTACTAGCACCTATGAAAAGTATTTTGCAACGGTGTTTAATTATCGTGATTATGCTGACCAAAAAGCAGGAGATGAATTTTATACATATACATTACGTAAACTGATTAAGACTTGGTTAACTAACGCAAAGAAAATGCCAGAAATGGAATGGATGTTAACAAGCGACAATTTGTCTGATCAGGTAGCAGAAGTAGACAAGTTGATTGTTGATCATGTGCAGCCATTTGCTAAATTGAATCAAGAATGTAATGCGTTATTACAAACTCTATGTGATGAAGACAAGCAACGCTTATTTAATGACTTATGGTTAAGCATTGCTATTCATAGTTATTCCATTAAAGCTCTTAAATTAACAATCCAAGCATACACAGCTTATCAATCTGAAGATTATTTGAAGGCATTCTTACTGGTAGATAAAGCTCGGATGAATATGAAAGAGATAGTTAGTCAATGGCAGAATAATCCGTCAGATAAGTGGCATTACTTCTATCAAAATGATTGTTATACCAATGTTACGTTAACAGTAGAATTATTAGAAACAGTAGAAAGCTATTTGCGGATTTGTGGTGATGGTCCTGACCAGGATCAATGGGAAAGACAATATCTGATGGCAACAAGTGATGCTAAAGTAATGCTTTTGTCAAATACACACAAAGCATATTCTGATGAAGAGTTGGCAAGTAGGCTTCGCGGGAAAAATATCGATTAA
- the uxaC gene encoding glucuronate isomerase, whose product MTLLNKDFLLTNEPAKRLFHEHAAKMPIIDFHCHLDPKEIYENKNYPNLTRIWINDGLFGDHYKWRLMRANGVPEELITGDGDDYEKMVAWAKTIEKAIGNPLFEWTHLELKRFFGIDDTFNEKNVKKIWDKANKMLATENFKPRNLIKNSNVKVVCTTDDPASDLHYHELLQKEEQENGFKVLPAMRPDKAFAITAPTYAEYLQELGNTAQVSITDFKSLVKALEKRFEFFQAHCGKLSDHGLNTFHFVKVTPEELDKIVAKAIDKQELRIFEVDAYVTGLVEALMRLNNKFGWTMQFHINALRNANKPMFTKIGADTGFDSMGTQADIADNMMRLLSDMQNEDNIPKTILYSLNPNDWMQLATGMGDFYEGSAQKLQLGCAWWFNDTREGMERQLRTMAQQSLLANFVGMLTDSRSFLSYPRHEYFRRVLCNLIGEWVERGQLPEDYDYLGQIVEDISYNNAKNYFGF is encoded by the coding sequence ATGACATTATTAAACAAAGACTTCTTACTAACTAATGAACCTGCCAAAAGATTGTTCCATGAGCACGCAGCTAAGATGCCAATCATTGATTTTCATTGCCATTTAGATCCCAAAGAGATTTATGAGAATAAAAATTATCCTAATTTAACCCGGATATGGATTAATGATGGGCTCTTTGGTGATCATTATAAATGGCGACTAATGCGAGCTAATGGTGTTCCCGAAGAATTAATCACTGGCGACGGCGACGACTATGAAAAAATGGTTGCTTGGGCTAAGACAATTGAAAAAGCAATTGGTAATCCGCTATTTGAATGGACCCATCTTGAACTAAAAAGATTTTTCGGTATTGATGATACTTTTAACGAAAAGAACGTTAAGAAGATTTGGGATAAAGCCAATAAAATGCTGGCCACAGAAAACTTTAAACCCCGTAATCTGATTAAGAATTCAAATGTCAAAGTCGTTTGTACGACGGATGATCCTGCTTCTGATTTGCATTATCACGAATTATTGCAAAAAGAGGAGCAGGAGAACGGTTTTAAAGTTCTACCAGCAATGCGGCCTGATAAAGCTTTTGCTATAACAGCGCCAACGTATGCAGAGTACTTACAAGAATTAGGTAATACGGCTCAAGTTTCGATTACCGACTTTAAGAGTTTGGTTAAAGCCTTGGAAAAGCGTTTTGAATTTTTCCAAGCTCATTGTGGCAAGCTATCCGATCATGGCTTGAATACTTTCCATTTTGTTAAGGTTACACCTGAAGAACTAGATAAAATTGTCGCTAAGGCAATTGATAAACAAGAACTGAGAATTTTTGAAGTAGATGCTTACGTAACTGGCTTGGTTGAAGCCTTAATGCGCTTAAATAATAAATTTGGCTGGACAATGCAATTTCATATTAATGCATTACGCAATGCCAATAAACCAATGTTTACTAAAATTGGCGCTGATACAGGCTTCGACTCAATGGGAACACAAGCTGATATTGCAGACAATATGATGCGGCTGCTATCTGATATGCAAAATGAGGACAATATTCCCAAGACCATCCTGTATTCCCTTAATCCTAATGACTGGATGCAGTTAGCAACTGGCATGGGAGACTTTTATGAAGGCAGTGCTCAAAAATTACAGCTTGGTTGTGCTTGGTGGTTCAACGATACCCGTGAAGGGATGGAAAGACAGCTTAGAACAATGGCACAACAAAGTTTATTAGCTAATTTTGTTGGGATGCTGACGGACTCACGTAGCTTTTTATCTTATCCAAGGCATGAATACTTTAGACGAGTTCTGTGCAATTTAATCGGCGAATGGGTCGAACGTGGTCAATTACCTGAGGATTATGATTATTTGGGCCAAATTGTTGAAGATATTTCATATAACAATGCCAAAAATTATTTTGGATTTTGA